In the Grimontia kaedaensis genome, one interval contains:
- a CDS encoding HD domain-containing phosphohydrolase → MAGRSYTLQIHIAGIFFIVVSLLSVLLIVLSYQNSKELNQQLAAERTSQNAERIKLSFQKLTSPVLTAMDALANSDFGRSLYSSYDDDWLSSINAILERNPDVLSVYVGYPNESSAFIRSTKLDFMKEQFSTPEDSHIMVDINSKAGHQIRTHYNKNLKNIRIDTDLISYEPTQRPWYKAAPEDGSIHVTDPYFYLFIQRMGITLTRKFAKVDGVLAVDITLDSLNKFLYSLVDTEETQLMLLDDHKSVFAHTGFLPDTSSGINQRMYLEAMSASPFNHLFVTSDWRESNATLLHNGENWSINLVRISFGGERGLWLAKAVPERLMIQSALEARNNQITISIFGLMIGTLMVIWASKRIANPLKVLVQETEKIRRLDFSNVSTPTSKIVEVRELSESVHMMSQTIQNFLQTLHRVSNSSNFDSLMADIALHCQQTSGAEYVMLWTNSAEDREALTLTAQYPIPSEGKQVDLQKLLADSPQIEKALQGQHFFSFKPSSTNIERGLLPESLKHAWLVPLYNRENDCVGYVFMGFDSCPGDAQEEKLQFIRQFLGFASLIKENWDRVAAQKHLFKSFIEMMASAIDTKSPYTGGHCQRVPELTFMLAEAASKDKTRFPDFTLNEQSREALYFAAWLHDCGKVTTPEYVVDKATKLETIYNRIHEVRTRFEVLKRDAEITYWQRRLEGKNEAELDIWLAKEHQALDEEFAFVAKCNEGGEFMDASNIAKLEKIAERTWMRTIDDIQGLSWEEEARRTARGSFMLPCKEHVLSDTLDQKIPWLPQQLRTFKDWEFKLPVPQLQYNRGELYNLSIQRGTLTNEERFIINDHIIQTINMLRKLPYPKHLERVPEIAGGHHEKLDGKGYPYGLDENSLSVDARIMAVADIFEALTASDRPYKKAKSLSEALKILAFMAKDKHIDEQLFRLFIEEKVYLHYAEQFLPKEQHDDVNEKALMAIITPEPEKEPETA, encoded by the coding sequence ATGGCAGGGCGCAGCTATACACTTCAAATACATATCGCAGGTATCTTTTTCATTGTTGTATCTCTGCTTTCAGTTCTTCTCATTGTACTGAGTTACCAGAACTCGAAAGAACTCAACCAACAACTTGCTGCAGAGCGCACATCGCAAAACGCAGAACGCATTAAACTTTCCTTTCAAAAACTGACATCACCCGTACTTACAGCCATGGACGCGCTGGCAAACTCAGACTTCGGTCGTAGTCTCTATTCTTCTTATGATGATGACTGGTTATCGAGTATTAACGCCATTCTTGAGCGAAACCCCGATGTGTTATCTGTCTATGTTGGATATCCCAATGAAAGTTCGGCCTTCATAAGGTCAACCAAGCTCGACTTTATGAAAGAGCAATTCTCCACTCCAGAAGACAGTCACATCATGGTGGATATTAACAGCAAGGCAGGTCACCAGATCCGGACACATTACAACAAAAATCTAAAAAACATTCGAATCGACACCGACTTAATCAGCTATGAACCCACTCAACGGCCTTGGTACAAAGCTGCTCCTGAAGATGGCAGCATTCATGTCACTGACCCGTACTTTTATCTTTTCATACAACGCATGGGTATCACGCTCACTCGCAAGTTTGCAAAGGTTGACGGCGTTCTCGCGGTAGATATCACGCTCGATTCGCTGAACAAGTTTCTTTACTCGCTCGTTGATACCGAAGAAACCCAACTCATGCTTTTAGACGACCATAAAAGCGTTTTCGCCCACACTGGATTTCTCCCAGACACCTCTTCAGGCATTAACCAGCGGATGTACTTAGAAGCTATGTCTGCATCTCCATTTAACCACCTTTTTGTCACCAGTGATTGGCGCGAATCCAATGCAACCCTTCTTCACAACGGAGAAAATTGGTCGATCAATCTGGTTAGGATAAGCTTTGGTGGTGAACGCGGACTTTGGCTGGCGAAAGCCGTACCGGAGCGCCTGATGATCCAAAGTGCCCTAGAAGCCAGAAACAATCAGATCACCATCAGTATCTTTGGCCTAATGATTGGCACACTAATGGTAATTTGGGCTTCAAAGCGGATAGCTAATCCTCTAAAAGTACTGGTTCAAGAAACCGAGAAAATTCGACGACTCGATTTTTCAAATGTCTCAACGCCGACCTCCAAAATCGTGGAAGTCAGAGAGCTCTCCGAATCCGTTCATATGATGTCTCAAACCATACAAAACTTCCTGCAAACCCTGCATCGTGTTTCAAATAGTTCGAATTTCGATTCTTTGATGGCAGATATTGCACTTCACTGTCAGCAAACTTCCGGAGCCGAATACGTGATGCTTTGGACCAATTCTGCTGAAGACAGAGAAGCGCTAACACTAACTGCCCAATATCCTATTCCATCGGAAGGTAAGCAGGTTGATTTACAAAAGCTGTTGGCAGATTCACCACAAATTGAAAAGGCGTTACAGGGGCAACATTTCTTCAGTTTCAAACCATCATCGACAAATATAGAGCGCGGATTGCTCCCCGAATCGCTGAAACATGCTTGGCTTGTACCTTTGTACAACCGGGAAAATGATTGCGTGGGCTACGTGTTTATGGGCTTCGATTCTTGCCCAGGCGATGCTCAGGAAGAAAAGCTCCAGTTTATCCGCCAGTTCCTTGGCTTTGCTTCGCTCATCAAGGAAAACTGGGATCGTGTGGCCGCGCAGAAACATCTGTTCAAGTCATTCATTGAGATGATGGCATCAGCCATCGATACCAAATCTCCATATACTGGTGGTCACTGCCAGCGTGTTCCTGAACTCACTTTCATGCTCGCTGAAGCGGCCAGTAAGGACAAAACACGCTTCCCAGACTTCACGTTAAATGAGCAATCACGCGAAGCGCTTTACTTTGCTGCTTGGTTACACGATTGCGGCAAGGTCACCACACCGGAATATGTGGTCGATAAGGCTACAAAACTCGAGACAATTTATAACCGTATCCACGAAGTTCGCACCCGCTTTGAAGTGCTCAAGCGCGATGCCGAAATCACTTACTGGCAAAGACGTCTGGAAGGTAAAAACGAGGCTGAGCTTGACATCTGGTTAGCTAAAGAACATCAAGCGCTCGACGAAGAGTTTGCCTTTGTCGCCAAGTGTAACGAAGGCGGTGAATTTATGGATGCCAGCAACATCGCCAAACTGGAGAAAATTGCAGAGCGCACCTGGATGCGTACCATTGACGATATTCAAGGCCTTTCGTGGGAAGAGGAAGCGAGGCGCACTGCTCGAGGAAGTTTCATGTTGCCTTGTAAAGAGCATGTGCTTTCCGACACCCTCGATCAGAAAATCCCATGGTTGCCACAACAGCTCAGAACCTTTAAAGACTGGGAATTCAAGCTACCAGTGCCACAGCTTCAGTACAATCGCGGCGAACTCTATAACCTTTCCATTCAGCGCGGCACGCTGACGAATGAGGAACGCTTCATCATCAACGACCATATCATCCAAACCATCAACATGCTTCGGAAACTACCTTATCCTAAGCACCTCGAGCGCGTACCGGAAATTGCAGGTGGTCACCACGAGAAACTCGATGGCAAAGGTTACCCTTACGGACTGGATGAAAACTCTCTGTCAGTTGATGCTCGAATTATGGCGGTCGCGGATATTTTCGAAGCCCTGACCGCTAGCGATCGCCCTTACAAGAAAGCTAAAAGTCTGAGTGAAGCACTCAAAATTCTCGCTTTCATGGCGAAGGACAAACACATCGATGAGCAACTGTTCAGACTCTTCATCGAAGAGAAAGTCTACCTCCACTATGCTGAGCAGTTCCTGCCCAAAGAGCAGCATGATGATGTTAACGAAAAAGCCTTGATGGCTATCATCACACCTGAACCCGAGAAAGAGCCAGAGACGGCATAA
- the motY gene encoding flagellar protein MotY: protein MKKASLLTLCIAASLAPLSVSASKYYGAKPTESVWKVAVDTPIECRIEHMIPNYGMATFTSRASKKINLDFELEMRRPMGETQNVSLISMPPVWFAGEPAEYIDRLRFYKQFNGYVDGQTAWSMLSELENGRYPTFSFKEWQSRGKRVDIALSSVAFQQPYNEFSSCVAGLLPYSFEDIAFTVLHYNENGDELNKASMARLAQIAEFVRYSPDIDLVLMATYTDGRGAKAANQRMSEVRAEKLEEYFMSLGLPKDRIQVEAYGERRPIAENESPIGRNKNRRVVISLGRTII, encoded by the coding sequence ATGAAGAAAGCCTCGCTGTTGACATTATGTATTGCTGCAAGCCTCGCACCGCTCTCGGTGTCAGCGAGTAAGTATTACGGAGCGAAGCCGACGGAGTCTGTTTGGAAGGTGGCGGTGGACACACCGATCGAGTGCCGTATTGAGCACATGATCCCGAACTATGGCATGGCGACATTCACTTCCCGTGCCAGCAAGAAAATCAATCTGGATTTTGAGTTGGAGATGCGTCGTCCGATGGGTGAAACGCAAAATGTCTCCTTAATCTCAATGCCTCCGGTTTGGTTTGCAGGTGAGCCTGCAGAGTATATCGATCGCCTACGTTTCTACAAGCAGTTCAACGGTTATGTCGATGGGCAAACTGCTTGGAGTATGCTGTCAGAGCTGGAGAATGGCCGATACCCAACCTTTAGCTTCAAGGAATGGCAAAGTAGGGGCAAGCGTGTAGATATTGCTTTGTCATCGGTTGCATTCCAACAGCCTTACAACGAATTCAGTAGTTGTGTGGCGGGTTTACTTCCATACTCGTTTGAAGATATCGCGTTTACAGTGCTTCATTACAATGAGAATGGTGATGAGCTCAACAAAGCGTCTATGGCGAGATTGGCGCAAATTGCCGAGTTTGTTCGTTACAGCCCAGATATCGATTTAGTATTGATGGCGACGTATACCGATGGGCGTGGTGCGAAAGCGGCTAACCAGAGAATGTCTGAAGTTCGCGCTGAAAAACTCGAAGAGTATTTTATGTCTTTGGGCCTGCCGAAAGACAGAATTCAGGTAGAAGCATACGGCGAGCGTCGTCCAATTGCAGAAAACGAAAGTCCCATTGGCCGGAACAAGAACCGTCGCGTGGTAATATCTCTGGGTCGAACGATTATCTAA
- the rnt gene encoding ribonuclease T has translation MTQETNLNTLKARFRGYFPVVIDVETAGFNAQTDALLEICAVTLKMDEDGWLSPDKTIHFHVSPFEGANLVKEALEFNGIKDPFSPLRGAVEEEHALKDIFKLIRKEQKAAGCQRSIMVAHNATFDHSFVMAASGRSHLKRNPFHPFATFDTAALSGLAFGQTVLAKACQTAGIPFDNREAHSALYDTERTAELFCEIVNKWKKLGGWPIFLAEEKSEQSTGE, from the coding sequence ATGACCCAAGAAACCAACCTAAATACGCTTAAAGCAAGATTTCGTGGCTATTTTCCTGTTGTTATCGATGTTGAAACCGCAGGGTTTAATGCCCAAACAGACGCCCTGTTGGAAATCTGTGCTGTCACATTAAAAATGGACGAAGACGGTTGGCTCTCTCCCGATAAAACGATTCACTTTCATGTTTCACCGTTCGAAGGCGCAAATCTTGTAAAAGAAGCACTCGAATTCAACGGTATTAAAGATCCTTTCAGCCCCCTGCGTGGCGCGGTAGAAGAGGAGCATGCGTTGAAAGATATCTTCAAACTGATCCGCAAAGAACAGAAAGCGGCAGGTTGTCAGCGCTCCATCATGGTCGCGCACAATGCAACCTTCGACCACAGCTTCGTGATGGCGGCGTCCGGGCGCAGTCACCTCAAGCGTAATCCATTCCATCCGTTTGCAACTTTCGACACTGCAGCACTGAGTGGATTGGCCTTTGGACAAACTGTACTGGCAAAAGCCTGCCAAACCGCCGGTATCCCTTTCGATAACCGTGAAGCACACTCTGCCCTCTACGATACAGAGCGCACTGCCGAACTATTCTGTGAGATTGTTAACAAATGGAAAAAATTGGGTGGCTGGCCAATTTTCTTAGCGGAAGAAAAATCCGAACAGAGCACTGGCGAATAA
- a CDS encoding outer membrane protein transport protein, with amino-acid sequence MKRFTQRTLISTAIALATFQAHGAGFQISEHSASGLGRAFAGEAAIADNAAVAARNPAAMTMFDSAQVSGGLSFIQPDVDATLKSSNLGGAETYSDVAPDALVPYAHYVRPLNDRMALGVSAFSNFGLATEYPSDASAGPAAGKSELATVDFNVNFAYEVNEQLSLGLGLNAVYADASLVRNAGNLSPFIPGTTATTEIAHLEGDGWGYGWNVGALWQFDENNRLGVGYRSQVDITLDGDYRGTSNTTSLVSGQTVPGEVELNLPDIFEFSGYHKVAPKWAVSYSVMRIGWRSFEELKATGSSCTSSDGVGVCFLNEENWEDSWRYSIGATYFLNPTWTLRAGFAYDESPVPEEYRTLSIPDTDRNWYTIGATYTASEAFTIDAGFAYLNGDTVEGTESKSVATYNFEAGGDAYIFALGANYSF; translated from the coding sequence ATGAAACGTTTTACTCAACGTACCCTAATCTCCACAGCCATTGCGCTGGCCACATTCCAGGCCCACGGCGCTGGCTTCCAAATCAGTGAACATTCCGCCAGCGGTTTAGGTCGCGCATTTGCCGGTGAAGCAGCAATCGCAGATAATGCCGCGGTCGCTGCCCGTAACCCGGCAGCAATGACAATGTTCGATTCCGCACAGGTTTCGGGTGGTCTTTCGTTCATCCAACCGGATGTGGACGCAACACTGAAAAGCAGCAATTTAGGTGGAGCCGAAACATACTCGGATGTTGCACCGGACGCATTAGTGCCTTATGCACACTATGTAAGACCACTGAATGACAGGATGGCTTTAGGTGTTTCAGCTTTTTCTAATTTTGGGCTAGCTACTGAATATCCATCCGATGCTTCAGCGGGGCCTGCAGCAGGCAAAAGCGAGTTAGCCACTGTAGATTTCAACGTGAATTTCGCTTATGAGGTAAATGAACAACTTAGTTTGGGTCTTGGCTTAAACGCTGTTTATGCTGACGCCTCGTTGGTTCGAAATGCAGGTAACCTTAGCCCCTTCATACCCGGTACAACAGCAACTACAGAGATAGCACATCTTGAAGGTGATGGCTGGGGATATGGCTGGAATGTTGGTGCATTGTGGCAGTTTGACGAGAACAATCGTCTGGGTGTTGGCTATCGTTCGCAAGTCGACATAACGCTGGACGGGGACTATCGCGGTACTTCGAATACAACAAGCCTAGTCTCTGGACAAACTGTTCCTGGCGAAGTTGAACTCAACCTTCCGGACATTTTTGAGTTCTCTGGCTATCACAAAGTCGCACCAAAATGGGCAGTTTCATACAGCGTAATGAGAATTGGTTGGAGGAGTTTCGAAGAGCTCAAAGCTACTGGTTCGTCTTGTACCAGCTCGGATGGTGTAGGAGTGTGTTTCCTCAATGAAGAAAATTGGGAAGACAGCTGGCGCTATTCTATTGGTGCAACCTACTTCCTGAATCCAACTTGGACGCTTAGAGCAGGTTTCGCTTATGATGAAAGCCCTGTACCAGAAGAGTACCGCACTTTAAGTATCCCTGACACTGATCGCAACTGGTATACAATAGGCGCAACATACACTGCAAGCGAAGCCTTTACTATCGATGCCGGCTTCGCTTATTTGAACGGCGATACAGTTGAAGGAACAGAATCTAAGAGTGTAGCTACTTATAACTTTGAAGCAGGCGGCGACGCTTACATCTTCGCATTGGGTGCAAACTACTCCTTCTAA
- a CDS encoding outer membrane protein transport protein, whose amino-acid sequence MSKKLSRSALAVAIALTAPSAWSAGFQVSEHSASGLGRAYAGEAAIADNASIIGRNPAQMTMFEESQASGAIHIVNPEIDVTDTNSGQKASDVAPMQLVPASYYVSPINDKWAWGVGLYTVYGVATDYPDAFQAGDAAGDTSLASVNLNPSIAYRVNDQLSLGVGANIVYAIAELNRHLGGTAPLFGDSFTASDKLISMEGDTWGFGWNVGALFELDENNRFGIAYRSEVELDFEGDFTDHRGSVTGTVGNKVTGNLSVPLPAIAELSGFHQVRDDLAVHYSMMWSQWSSFTELRATGSECAADDIQGVCFQKDEDYKSVFRWSIGTTYDVSDTWTLRAGFAYDEKAGKSTLSIPDSDRYWYSAGATYRYSPSLTFDAGVTYIASKSGTFTESTRIGEREFDSKGAAYIGALQANYTF is encoded by the coding sequence ATGTCAAAAAAACTATCAAGAAGCGCCCTTGCGGTTGCCATTGCTCTCACCGCCCCAAGTGCTTGGAGCGCGGGTTTTCAGGTATCAGAACATTCTGCTAGCGGATTAGGCAGAGCTTATGCAGGTGAAGCGGCTATTGCCGACAATGCATCGATCATCGGCCGAAACCCGGCTCAAATGACAATGTTCGAAGAAAGCCAAGCCTCCGGTGCCATTCACATTGTTAATCCCGAAATCGATGTCACCGACACCAATAGCGGCCAAAAAGCGTCTGACGTTGCGCCTATGCAACTTGTTCCTGCTTCTTATTACGTCAGCCCTATCAATGACAAATGGGCTTGGGGTGTTGGCCTTTACACCGTGTACGGCGTTGCTACAGATTATCCGGATGCGTTTCAGGCAGGTGATGCTGCGGGTGACACCTCTCTCGCAAGCGTCAATCTCAACCCTTCAATCGCATACAGAGTCAATGACCAATTGAGCTTGGGTGTTGGCGCAAACATTGTGTACGCCATCGCTGAGTTGAACCGCCACCTTGGCGGCACTGCTCCCCTATTTGGTGACTCCTTCACTGCCAGTGACAAATTGATCAGTATGGAAGGCGACACATGGGGATTTGGTTGGAATGTCGGCGCGCTGTTTGAACTCGACGAGAATAACCGATTTGGCATTGCTTACCGCTCAGAAGTTGAACTCGATTTTGAAGGAGATTTTACCGACCATCGAGGCTCAGTGACAGGTACCGTTGGAAACAAGGTAACTGGTAATTTGTCCGTCCCTCTTCCTGCAATTGCAGAGCTATCCGGTTTCCATCAGGTACGTGATGATTTAGCTGTTCACTACAGCATGATGTGGAGCCAATGGAGCTCATTTACCGAACTCAGAGCAACCGGAAGCGAATGTGCTGCTGATGATATTCAGGGTGTGTGCTTCCAAAAAGATGAAGACTACAAAAGTGTATTCCGTTGGTCCATTGGCACAACCTATGACGTGTCCGATACGTGGACGCTCCGTGCGGGTTTTGCTTATGACGAAAAAGCCGGTAAATCCACTCTCAGCATCCCTGATTCAGACAGATATTGGTACTCCGCAGGAGCAACTTATCGCTACTCTCCGTCGCTCACATTTGATGCTGGCGTCACTTACATTGCGAGTAAGTCAGGCACATTTACTGAAAGCACACGCATCGGAGAACGAGAATTTGACTCAAAAGGTGCAGCATACATTGGCGCACTTCAAGCCAACTACACGTTCTAA
- a CDS encoding VolA/Pla-1 family phospholipase — MYKGLIVNKKLVVLAVSSALGLTACGGEAELSGGTTNNSYEDYIQESLKSPTQIDFQLAGAGSNVPGPSFILMNQTDGTLDIPTGGDNALSNPAAAMGTMDGWPVSMPMVLSFKGAGLADGFATTGISIVKLTEGLTDENPSVERVLQVGVDFNVMTSADSDSAVVIFTQPLEASSEYAFAITNAFTDTNGEAVGMTSSYATLISQTNPTVVDSLKAASAVTQGVNAIFAATGIQPEDIVYSSWFSTQSVGNTLYATKAAIATGAEAGNFNTVWKGSANPNGVDMSQAYLMSVPASGQDYAAAIQADSNFSAFVDPDGTVAPALIGAYAAGTVTVTNGTVKLPYFLEKDASSWNTTPFESGMPSLAVISSALSDTGEASTVTQQLVQAGIDVSKLTDDTSEQLKLIGLTLENSTGSQLDSERVITGYSPVPQVKSLDDVPFILFTPTTTTGAMELVIYQHGITSAKESAYAFAANLINGAKGLGKDIAILAIDQPIHGERSLDATRSANVDPTNYLNLSYLPVGRDNLRQSILDNVGLRAAVSISQGAGLFGSTPLATLDDTTTNSPSLFGHSLGGITGFGTVATANNTLGSADADNLFKYSRIAAANTGGQIVNLLIASGSFGPLIVDTVTAGVSDAEKEGVLNQFAYAAQTVLDTVDPLNLVSLNDATETNVLNGLPIYMQQVKDDDTVPNSVATAPFAGTIPLATILGLNEVTQASTATSGGRNFTKFSNVGHHSSVIAPQDVNLADLSHTTEMQSQLVQFLTGVAEDFTVADSSVLE; from the coding sequence ATGTATAAAGGACTAATTGTGAACAAAAAGCTCGTTGTGCTTGCCGTGTCATCAGCCTTGGGTTTGACCGCTTGTGGCGGAGAAGCCGAACTAAGCGGCGGAACAACAAACAACAGTTATGAAGACTACATTCAGGAAAGCCTGAAATCACCAACGCAAATTGATTTTCAGCTTGCTGGTGCGGGTTCTAATGTCCCAGGGCCGAGCTTTATCTTGATGAACCAAACTGACGGAACATTAGATATTCCAACTGGAGGTGACAACGCACTCTCCAACCCCGCTGCAGCGATGGGAACCATGGATGGTTGGCCAGTATCCATGCCGATGGTTTTGTCATTTAAGGGAGCAGGCTTAGCAGACGGTTTTGCCACTACCGGCATTAGCATTGTGAAACTGACCGAAGGTCTGACCGATGAAAATCCGAGCGTCGAACGTGTTCTTCAGGTCGGTGTGGACTTCAACGTTATGACAAGCGCGGATTCAGATAGTGCTGTTGTGATATTCACACAACCATTAGAGGCTTCTTCAGAGTATGCGTTTGCAATCACCAATGCATTCACTGACACCAATGGCGAAGCCGTGGGCATGACAAGTTCATACGCCACTTTAATATCGCAAACCAACCCAACGGTTGTAGACTCACTCAAAGCAGCAAGCGCTGTCACCCAAGGGGTCAATGCGATCTTTGCAGCGACTGGTATTCAACCTGAAGACATCGTTTACAGTTCTTGGTTCTCAACCCAATCTGTTGGCAACACTCTCTATGCCACGAAAGCGGCCATCGCTACAGGAGCTGAAGCAGGTAACTTCAATACGGTATGGAAGGGTTCTGCAAATCCAAATGGTGTAGATATGTCACAGGCATATCTGATGTCTGTACCTGCATCAGGCCAAGACTACGCAGCAGCTATACAGGCTGATTCGAACTTTTCCGCGTTTGTGGACCCAGATGGTACTGTTGCGCCAGCACTCATCGGTGCTTATGCAGCGGGTACGGTAACAGTCACAAACGGAACAGTGAAACTACCCTACTTCCTAGAAAAAGATGCATCTTCTTGGAACACCACTCCTTTTGAATCAGGAATGCCAAGTTTGGCGGTTATCTCTAGCGCTCTAAGTGATACTGGCGAAGCGAGTACTGTCACACAGCAACTGGTGCAAGCGGGTATTGATGTTTCAAAGCTAACTGACGACACCAGTGAACAACTTAAGCTTATTGGCTTAACTCTCGAAAATAGCACAGGTTCGCAGTTAGATTCAGAGCGTGTCATTACAGGGTACAGCCCAGTTCCTCAGGTCAAGTCTCTGGATGATGTGCCATTTATCCTGTTCACGCCAACAACAACAACAGGCGCAATGGAACTAGTGATCTATCAGCATGGTATCACTTCTGCCAAAGAAAGTGCCTATGCCTTTGCCGCTAACCTCATCAACGGCGCTAAAGGTTTAGGTAAAGATATTGCTATTTTGGCAATAGACCAGCCTATCCATGGTGAACGAAGCCTAGATGCAACTCGCTCAGCAAATGTTGACCCAACGAACTATCTAAATCTCTCTTACTTGCCTGTAGGACGTGACAACTTACGCCAAAGTATTTTGGACAACGTGGGGCTTAGGGCTGCAGTTTCGATTTCTCAAGGTGCTGGTCTCTTTGGGAGTACGCCACTAGCGACCCTCGATGATACAACAACCAATAGTCCTTCATTATTCGGTCATTCACTGGGAGGAATTACGGGTTTCGGAACGGTTGCTACTGCCAACAATACGCTGGGTAGTGCTGACGCAGATAACTTGTTCAAGTATTCGCGCATTGCTGCTGCAAATACTGGCGGCCAAATAGTGAACCTTTTGATTGCTTCAGGATCTTTTGGACCTTTGATTGTGGACACGGTAACTGCGGGTGTTTCCGATGCTGAAAAAGAAGGCGTCCTGAATCAGTTTGCCTACGCTGCGCAAACTGTTCTCGATACCGTGGATCCTCTCAACCTTGTTAGCCTAAATGATGCCACAGAGACAAACGTTTTGAATGGCCTACCTATCTACATGCAGCAGGTAAAAGACGACGATACTGTCCCCAACTCTGTAGCAACTGCGCCGTTTGCCGGCACTATTCCATTGGCAACAATCTTGGGTTTGAATGAGGTCACCCAAGCATCGACTGCAACGAGCGGTGGTCGCAACTTCACCAAGTTTAGTAATGTTGGCCATCACAGCTCTGTGATTGCGCCTCAAGATGTAAACTTGGCAGATCTTAGCCATACCACTGAGATGCAATCTCAACTTGTGCAATTCTTAACCGGTGTAGCTGAAGACTTTACTGTCGCTGACTCCAGTGTGCTTGAATAA
- a CDS encoding Na+/H+ antiporter family protein, with protein sequence MNPVVIAVCVMLALALLRVNVVVALTFSAVLGGMVSGLTLPETISAFEGGLGGGATIALSYAMLGTFAVAISRSGITDLLAQSVVKKLNGKENHHASSALKYMVLVALGLLAISSQNVIPVHIAFIPIVIPPLLHVFANLNLDRRLVACVLTFGLITPYMVLPVGFGGIFLNNILLKNLHDNGLDVVGSQVPQAMLLPAAGMLFGVLVAAFVSYRKPRHYSEEKILAAEPEKAEFKPQNIVVAVIAIAAALGVQLTTGSMIVGALAGFMVFTFGGVIKWKDTQDVFTRGVHMMAMIGFIMISAAGFAAVMKATGGVETLVASLASTIGDNKPLAALLMLVVGLLVTMGIGSSFSTIPIIATIYVPLALAFGFSPMATIALVGTAAALGDAGSPASDSTLGPTSGLNADGQHEHIWDTVVPTFIHYNLPLIAFGWIAAITL encoded by the coding sequence ATGAATCCAGTTGTTATTGCTGTTTGCGTGATGCTGGCGTTGGCACTTTTAAGAGTCAACGTGGTGGTTGCGCTAACATTTAGTGCCGTCTTGGGCGGTATGGTCAGTGGTCTAACACTGCCCGAAACCATTTCTGCGTTTGAAGGTGGCTTAGGTGGTGGTGCAACCATCGCACTGAGTTACGCTATGTTGGGCACCTTTGCAGTAGCGATTAGCCGCTCAGGTATCACGGATCTTTTGGCGCAATCCGTTGTGAAGAAACTGAATGGCAAAGAAAATCACCATGCTTCTTCAGCGCTGAAATACATGGTGCTTGTGGCTCTTGGCCTGTTGGCAATCTCGTCCCAGAACGTGATTCCCGTACACATCGCTTTTATCCCTATTGTGATTCCACCTTTGCTGCATGTGTTTGCCAATCTGAATCTTGACCGTCGATTGGTGGCCTGTGTGCTGACCTTTGGTTTGATCACTCCTTATATGGTGTTGCCAGTAGGTTTCGGCGGCATTTTCCTCAACAACATTCTGCTGAAGAATTTGCACGATAACGGTTTGGATGTCGTCGGCAGTCAGGTGCCTCAAGCTATGTTGCTACCAGCGGCTGGTATGTTGTTTGGTGTGTTGGTTGCTGCCTTTGTCAGCTACCGTAAGCCTCGCCACTATTCGGAAGAAAAGATCCTAGCTGCAGAGCCTGAAAAAGCAGAGTTCAAACCGCAGAATATTGTTGTTGCTGTGATTGCTATCGCCGCCGCACTGGGTGTTCAGCTCACCACTGGCTCTATGATAGTCGGTGCACTTGCTGGCTTTATGGTGTTTACCTTTGGCGGTGTCATTAAGTGGAAAGATACGCAAGACGTGTTCACCCGCGGCGTTCACATGATGGCGATGATAGGCTTTATCATGATTTCTGCAGCAGGTTTCGCGGCAGTGATGAAAGCGACTGGCGGTGTAGAAACACTGGTTGCTTCTCTGGCATCCACCATTGGTGACAACAAACCGCTGGCAGCGCTGTTGATGTTGGTCGTTGGCCTTCTGGTGACTATGGGTATCGGTTCTTCGTTTTCAACGATTCCGATTATCGCCACCATTTACGTGCCACTGGCATTAGCGTTTGGCTTCTCACCGATGGCGACCATTGCCTTGGTCGGTACTGCTGCAGCCTTGGGTGATGCGGGCTCTCCAGCTTCCGACTCAACCTTGGGCCCAACTTCAGGTCTGAACGCCGATGGTCAGCACGAGCACATCTGGGATACCGTGGTGCCAACATTTATACACTACAACCTGCCGCTGATTGCGTTTGGTTGGATTGCAGCAATTACGCTGTAG